A DNA window from Aphelocoma coerulescens isolate FSJ_1873_10779 chromosome 7, UR_Acoe_1.0, whole genome shotgun sequence contains the following coding sequences:
- the MREG gene encoding melanoregulin, whose amino-acid sequence MGLWAWLRSLGCCGCCGGEAAAPEKEPLLSNNNPYASFGATLARDEEQNLWSTPHDVTHTEADDDRVLYNMIVVRNQLDKDSEEWQKLNYDIYTLRQTRKEVRSRWKHILEDLGFQKEADSLLSVTKLSIISDSQNMSKARDILLKLLEETNIFPTSWELSERYLFVVDRLIALDAADEFFKMASAVYPKRPGGDRADEGPRAPQSVPAAVP is encoded by the exons ATGGGGCTGTGGGCCTGGCTGCGATCGCTCGGCTGCTGCGGCTGCTGcggcggggaggcggcggcgcccgagaaggagcccctgctcag tAACAACAACCCCTACGCGTCCTTTGGAGCCACGCTGGCGCGGGATGAGGAGCAGAACCTGTGGAGCACCCCCCACGACGTGACCCACACCGAGGCCGACGACGACCGCGTGCTCTACAACATGATCGTGGTCAGGAACCAGCTGGACAAAGACTCGGAG GAGTGGCAGAAGCTCAACTATGACATTTATACCTTACGGCAGACCCGGAAAGAAGTGAGGAGCAGGTGGAAACACATTTTGGAGGATTTAG GTTTCCAGAAGGAAGCAGATTCCCTCTTGTCAGTGACCAAACTCAGCATCATCAGCGACTCTCAGAACATGAGCAAGGCCCGGGACATCTTGTTAAAGCTCTTGGAAGAGACCAACATCTTCCCAACCAGCTGGGAGCTTTCCGAGCGCTACCTCTTTGTGGTG GACCGGCTCATCGCCCTGGACGCTGCGGACGAGTTCTTCAAGATGGCCAGTGCGGTGTATCCCAAGCGGCCCGGAGGGGACAGGGCGGACGAGGGCCCGAGGGCCCCGCAGAGCGTCCCGGCCGCGGTGCCCTGA